A region of Trueperaceae bacterium DNA encodes the following proteins:
- the sufB gene encoding Fe-S cluster assembly protein SufB, producing the protein MSELNSVHPDAAKLEGMQHTKQYDFRLPEDYYYKSGKGLTKEVVEKISYMKGEPEWMLKFRLRALEIAEKKGRPKWGPDLSGLNFDDIYFYVRPNEKQGTVDSWDEIPEEVRKTYQRLGVPEAEQRALAGVGAQYESEMVYHKLKEEWERLGVIFLDTDTGLKEYPELFKEYFATVIPPEDNYFAAVNSAVWSGGSFVYVPEGVEVAVPLQAYFLLNAQNIGQFERTLIIGAPGSKFHYIEGCTAPAYTSHSFHSGVIEIVCQEGSQVRYSTIQNWSHNVYNLVTQRALVHKDASMGWLDGNLGSKTTMKYPSCYLIEDGAHGEVLSIAFATDGQHQDAGSKMIHAAPHTTSSVVSKSISKGTGRASYRGLVQIHEGAEYARSNVECDALLLDEQARTDTYPYIEINEKSAHVGHEATVSKLDEEQIFYLQTRGLKEDEAMALIVRGFLDPVAKELPLEYAVELNRLIELEMEGSVG; encoded by the coding sequence ATGTCTGAGCTGAACTCTGTGCACCCCGACGCGGCCAAGCTCGAGGGGATGCAGCACACGAAGCAGTACGACTTCCGCCTGCCGGAGGACTACTACTACAAGTCCGGCAAGGGCCTCACCAAGGAGGTCGTCGAGAAGATCAGCTACATGAAGGGCGAGCCGGAGTGGATGCTGAAGTTCCGGCTGCGCGCCCTCGAGATCGCCGAGAAGAAGGGCCGCCCCAAGTGGGGCCCCGACCTCAGCGGCCTGAACTTCGACGACATCTACTTCTACGTGCGCCCCAACGAGAAGCAGGGGACCGTGGACTCCTGGGACGAGATCCCCGAGGAGGTCAGGAAGACCTACCAGCGCCTCGGCGTGCCGGAGGCCGAGCAGCGCGCGCTGGCCGGCGTCGGCGCCCAGTACGAGTCCGAGATGGTCTACCACAAGCTCAAGGAGGAGTGGGAGCGGCTCGGCGTCATCTTCCTCGACACCGACACCGGCCTGAAGGAGTACCCCGAGCTGTTCAAGGAGTACTTCGCGACCGTCATCCCGCCGGAGGACAACTACTTCGCGGCCGTGAACTCGGCCGTGTGGTCGGGCGGCTCGTTCGTCTACGTGCCCGAGGGCGTCGAGGTGGCCGTGCCCCTGCAGGCCTACTTCCTCCTCAACGCTCAGAACATCGGCCAGTTCGAGAGGACGCTGATCATCGGCGCGCCCGGCTCCAAGTTCCACTACATCGAGGGCTGCACGGCGCCGGCCTACACCTCGCACTCGTTCCACTCCGGCGTGATCGAGATCGTCTGCCAGGAGGGCTCGCAGGTCCGCTACTCGACGATCCAGAACTGGTCGCACAACGTCTACAACCTCGTCACCCAGCGCGCGCTCGTCCACAAGGACGCCTCGATGGGCTGGCTCGACGGCAACCTCGGCTCGAAGACGACGATGAAGTACCCGAGCTGCTACCTGATCGAGGACGGCGCGCACGGCGAGGTCCTCTCGATCGCGTTCGCGACCGACGGCCAGCACCAGGACGCCGGCTCGAAGATGATCCACGCCGCGCCCCACACGACGTCGTCGGTCGTCAGCAAGTCGATCTCGAAGGGCACGGGCAGGGCCAGCTACCGCGGCCTCGTGCAGATCCACGAGGGAGCCGAGTACGCGCGCTCGAACGTCGAGTGCGACGCGCTGCTCCTCGACGAGCAGGCGCGCACCGACACCTACCCCTACATCGAGATCAACGAGAAGTCGGCGCACGTCGGCCACGAGGCGACCGTCTCGAAGCTCGACGAGGAGCAGATCTTCTACCTCCAGACCCGCGGGCTGAAGGAGGACGAGGCGATGGCGCTCATCGTCCGCGGCTTCCTCGACCCCGTGGCGAAGGAGCTGCCGCTCGAGTACGCCGTG